TGTCACGGATCATCACGGACGGGTGCCGGACACCGTGCCGGAACTGCTGGCGCTGCCGGGGATCGGCGACTATACGGCCCGCGCCGTCGCCGCTTTCGCATTCGGGCGAGCCGTTCCGGTCGTCGACACCAACGTCCGTCGGGTTCAACGGCGTCTGGCCCGGGGAGAGTTCCTCCAGGGGGCGGCCAAAGCCGGTGACCTCGCCGACGTCGCCGACCTGATGCCCTGGGTCGACGACGATCCGGCCCTCGCCAAGCGCGGTTACCGCAATCCGCGGCACCGGCCGGAAGCCCACCGGGAGGCCGTGGGCATGTGCGCTTCGCTGATGGAGCTCGGTGCCACCGTCTGTACAGCGAAGTCACCGCAGTGCAGGATCTGCCCGGTGTCCGATCGCTGCCGTTGGATCGCCCTGGGACGCCCGGCACCCAGTGCTGCGGACTCCGCGGCCGCGAAGAAGAGGGTTCAGAAGTTCGAAGGTACTGACCGCCAGGTGCGGGGAAGAATCATGGCGATCCTCCGCGCCGAGGGGACCACGGAGGTCACCGTCGAGGCATTCACAGGCACCAGTGACGACGCGGAACAACGCTCCCGGGCGCTGGAATCCCTGGTCGTTGACGGGCTCGTCACACAGACGGACGCCGGCCCCGGGGCCCGTTACCGACTACCTCGGTAAGGGCCGCCAGGACCGGCGTCCCGTGACGTCGTCCAGCGGACGGTTAGTCCCGGTGCTCTCCTGCAGAGACATCCTGAGTCTCGGGGAGATCACTGTCGTCGGTCGCCGCCTCGATGACATCCTTCTGAGCGTCCTCGGCAGGCTCTGCGGCGATCTCCGGCAGCGGCTTCGGACGGGAGCCGAAGACGAACTTCGCGCCTTCGCCCTTGCCGGTGCCGTCCCAGTTCTCCACGTCGACGGTGACGATCTCGCCGGCACCGATCTCGCCGAAGAGGATCTTCTCCGAGAGGTGGTCCTCGATCTCACGCTGGATCGTCCTACGCAACGGACGGGCACCCAGCACCGGATCGAAGCCGCGGACGGCCAGCAGGCTCTTCGCCTCCTCGGACAGTTCCAGACCCATGTCCTTCTCCGCCAGGGCATTGCGCACCCGACCGGTCAGCAGGTCGACCATCTGAACGATCTGCTCCCGGGTGAGCTGGTGGAAGACCACGATGTCGTCGATACGGTTGAGGAACTCCGGGCGGAAGTGCTTCTTCAGCTCGTCGTTGACCTTCGTCTTCATCCGGTCGTACTGAGCGTCCTCGTCGGTTTCACCCGAGCCGGAGAAGCCCATGCCCACGGCCTTGGAGATGTCCCTGGTGCCCAGGTTCGAGGTGAAGATCAGGACGGTGTTCTTGAAGTCCACCATCCGACCCTGACCATCGGTGAGTCGTCCGTCCTCGAGGACCTGCAACAGGGTGTTGTAGATCTCCGAGTGCGCCTTCTCGATCTCATCGAACAGGACAACGGAGAACGGCTTGCGACGCACCTTCTCGGTCAGCTGGCCACCTTCGTCGTAGCCGACGTATCCGGGGGGTGCACCGAACAGGCGCGACGCGGTGAACTTGTCGTGGAACTCACCCATGTCGATCTGGATCAGCGAGTCATCGTCACCGAACAGGAACTCCGCCAGTGCCTTCGACAGCTCGGTCTTACCGACGCCGGACGGGCCGGCGAAGATGAACGAACCGCTCGGACGCTTGGGATCCTTCAGGCCAGCACGGGTACGCCGGATCGCCCGGGAGACCGCCTTGACCGCGTCATCCTGGCCGATGATCCGCTTGTGCAGCTCATCCTCCATGTGCAGCAGTCGGGTGGACTCCTCTTCGGTGAGCCGAACGACCGGGATCCCGGTCCAGGCACCGAGCACCTCGGCGATCTGCTCCTCGCCGACCTCGGCGACATCGTCGAGCTCACCGGCGCGCCACTGCTTCTCCTTCTCGGCGCGTTCCTCGGTGAGCTTGCGCTCATCGTCACGCAGTGAAGCTGCCTTCTCGAAGTCCTGGTCGTCGATGGCGGCTTCCTTGGCCCGACGGACCTCGGCGATCTTGTCGTCAACGTCCTGGATCGCCTTCGGTGCGGTCATCCGCTTGATGCGCATCCGCGCGCCGGCCTCGTCGATGAGGTCAACAGCCTTGTCCGGTAGGAAACGGTCGTTGATGTACCGGTCCGACAGTCGGGCTGCAGCGGCCAGGGCTCCGTCGGTGATGGAGACCCGGTGGTGTGCCTCGTAACGGTCGCGGAGCCCCTTGAGGATCTCGATCGTCATCTCGGCACTCGGCTCCGGGACCTGCACCGACTGGAAACGGCGCTCGAGGGCCGCATCCTTCTCGATGTGCTTCCGGTACTCGTCCAAAGTCGTCGCGCCAATGGTCTGCAGCTCACCACGGGCCAGCTTCGGCTTCAGGATACTGGCCGCGTCGATCGCGCCCTCTGCGGCACCTGCACCGACGAGAGTGTGGATCTCGTCGATGAACAGGATGATGTCACCGCGCTGATTGATCTCCTTGAGCACCTTCTTCAGGCGCTCCTCGAAGTCACCACGGTAGCGGGATCCTGCAACCAGCGAGCCCAGATCCAGCGAGTAGAGCTGCTTGTCCTTCAGAGTCTCCGGGACCTTACCGTTGACGATGTCCAGGGCGAGTCCCTCGACGACGGCGGTCTTACCCACACCGGGCTCACCGATGAGGACCGGGTTGTTCTTCGTACGACGCGAGAGCACCTGCATGATGCGCTCGACTTCCTTCTCACGTCCGACGACCGGATCCAGCTTGCCGTCCTTGGCCGCCTGGGTCAGGTTCTGCCCGAACTGGTCCAGAACGAGGGAGTTGGATTTCTGGCCCGGCTTACCGCCAGAGCTCGAATCGGAGGACTGTCCCACTCCGGCGGTCGCCGGCTCGTCCGGAGCAGCCTCAGGTTCGGTGCCCTCGTAGCCCGACAGCAGCTGGATGACCTGCTGGCGCACACGCGACAGATCGGCGCCGAGCTTGACCAGCACCTGTGCCGCGACACCCTCTCCCTCACGGATGAGCCCCAGGAGGATGTGCTCGGTACCGATGTACTTGTGGCCGAGCTGCAGTGCCTCACGCAGGGCAAGCTCCAGGACCTTCTTGGCCCGGGGGGTAAAGGGGATGTACCCGCTCGGCGGGTGTCCACCGGTACCGATAATGTCCTCGACCTCGGTGCGCACGGCCTCCAGGGAAATCCCCATGGATTCGAGAGCCTTGGCAGCGACGCCCTCACCCTCGTGAATCAGCCCCAGCAGAATGTGCTCGGTGCCGATGTAGTTGTGGTTGAGCGCGCGGGCCTCTTCCTGTGCCAGGACGACGACCCGTCGCGCACGGTCGGTGAACCTCTCGAACATTTGCTCTCCCTCACTTCAAGGTCCGGATGTGGGGACCACCTTAGTGATTCGGCGCCTCCACGTTGAGTCACTTTGTACAACGACGGCCACCCGAGGCTTGTTCCCTGGACCGAACCCCCCTCAGCACCCTACTAAACAGCAGGTCAAAGCGCCTTTTTTTGGAGACGGGAGACGTTGTACGCCGTCAGCGAACAGGCATTTTTCGGGCCTCCGTGAACCACAAACAGCTATTCCGGCGAAACGAACCATTTTTATCTGTAACCTGTCTTACACGACCACGTCCCCTGAACGGTCTGTCACAACAAAGCCGCAGCTTCAGCCCGAGAAAAAGGAGAACCATGAGCGGATCTGAGCCCGCAGTCACGCTGAAACAACTTCCGCAACTCGCCGAAGGAGCCATCCCTCTCGTCAAGTCCGGCGTCTTCGGCGCGATGAGCCCGGTCGCCATGGGCAAAGCCCTGAAGGCCATTGTCCAGTGGTCTTTCACACCCGCGGGCCTTCTGGCCATCGGCGCAGCACAGGACCCTTATCACACCGCCATTCTCGATGACGCCGGGTCGATCACCTACGGTGAGCTTCACGACCAGACGAACAAACTGGCCGAGGCGCTCTACCGGACCGGTGTCCGCGAGCGCGACAAGATCGGCATGCTCAGCCGTAACCACCGCGGCTTCATCATGACCTTGTGCGCCCACGGTCGTCTCGGCACTGACATCGTCCTGTTCAACACAGGTGCATCGGCTGAACAGACCCGCGCCGTCATGAAGGAGCAGAAGATCGACCTGCTTTTCATCGACGAAGAGTTTATCCCGCTGCTCCCCAAGGGCTTCGATGAATGCCCCGTGATCATCAACTGGGAAGAGGACCAGGACACCGCCGCGGCTCCCCTCACCGAAGAGGAGAGGCAGGCCCGGACAGCGGACATCGAGTACGCCAGCAACGTCGCCGACGCGCAGAAGTCCGACAACCACGCCACCAGGAACTCTGACTGGCCGACGTTGACAGAGGTCCTTCGCACGGGCCCCGCGGAATCCAAGATCCCGGCACGCCCGCGGCGCGGACGCACGATCATCCTGACCTCCGGCACCACCGGCACGCCGAAGGGTGCCCGCCGCCCGGAGCCGAAGACGTATCTCCCGGCATCGTCGATCATGTCCCGGATCCCCCTGAAGCATCACCGCGGCTACTACGTGCCTGCGCCGATGTTCCACCTGTGGGGCTTCTGCCAGATTCAGCTGGGCCTGGCGCTGCGTGCGACGTTCATCCTGCAGCGCAAGTTCTCACCGCGCGAAGCCGTGAAACTCATCGAAGCGAATCGACCGGCGAACATCGCGATCGTCCCCACCCAGCTCCGTCGCCTCCTCGAGGCCGTTCCCGAGAACTTCAACCCTGGAGTGAAGTCCATCGTCGCCTGTGGTGAAGCCCTTCCGCCACGGGTCATCCGCGAGACACACGAGAAGTTCGGGAAGATCCTCTACAACCTCTACGGTTCCACCGAGATCAGCTGGGCCTCGATCGCCCAACCCCACGAGCTCGAGGAGCACCCCACCACCGCAGGTAAGCCTCCGATGGCGACGGTGCTGAAGATCGTGGACGACGACGGCAACGAGGTGCCGGAAGGCGTTGTCGGACGGGTCTTCGTGGGAAATGACCTTCTGTTCGAGGGCTACACCCGCCCGGGTGTGGACAAGGAGAATCTCCACGGCCTGGTCTCTACAGGCGACCTCGGATTCTACGAGGACGGGCTCTTCTACCTGGCCGGACGCAGCGACGACATGATCGTCTCCGGTGGTGAGAACGTCTACCCGCAGGAGGCGGAGGACGTCATCTCCGACATGCCCGAAGTGTATGAGGTCGCGGTCCACGGCGTGGCCGACCCGGACTTCGGCCAGGCACTCGCCGCCTATGTCGTCCTCAATGACGAGGACAAGGACAAGGCGGAAGGCTTCGAGGAGCGTGCGAAGGCCGCTGTGAAGGCTAAGCTCGCCCGTCACAACGTGCCCCGCTACTACGTGTTCATGGATGTGCTCCCCCGCAACGCCGTGGGCAAGATCGTCCCCCGCGAACTCCCCGCGGTGGACAACGGGATGGAGGATGACGCAGCCTAGGGATGTGCCGATGCGCTGAACACGTGTCCGGCCATCCTGAGCGACGAAAAGCGGCCCGCAGAAAAGGTTCTGCGGGCCGCTCTTCCATGTCCGAGGCTTCTCCGACTGCGCCGATGTCGGCCGCCTGAGCGGGTAATCTTCAAGGCAACAGCTACAGTCCGCCTGCCCGCCGGAGTACACGATGGCCCCAGATCACCGGAAGCCCCCACCACGCGTGTTGGTCATCATCATCAGCATCGCATTCACCCTCCTCGCCATTCCCGGCGGCGCTGTCGTCGCGCTGTTCATCATCTCCCTGATACTCAGGATCTAGATGTTAGTGCCACGGCGACCCGTGCTTCTGGAACGCAAAGACCCCCGCACCGAGGTGCGGGGGCTATTAATTCGCTAGTGCGAATTAGGCAGCGCCGTTGAAGGAGCCGACGACAGCCTGGAAGACGGAGACGATAGCCTCGGAAACGGTGGAGATGATGGCCTGAATGGTGTCGATCATGATGATCTTCCCTTCGGTAGAAGTGTGGTTTCGCGTCCCAGTGTTCTGAGCCGCACGATGGACCATACCGGTGGGGGAATATGTTTCGTTACACGAGGATATTACCTACCCCCATACGGGTTAGGGTTCTTTATACCAGCTGGTCAGGGTCCTACAAACGCGAATAGGCGCACACCCTCTCCGCCGTTGCGGATCGTGGTGTGCGCCTATCCAGAAAGGCGATACATGATCGATGTGTATCAGATGCGGGGGCCATCCAGACCCCCTGCACCTAGGACGTTATCCCTCGAAAAATGATCCGCCGAATCGGCACACCCCCGGGGGTAGTGAATGCTGGTCGGCCTGCTCATCGACTCTCGGCACCTGCACACGTCGGGGAGAGAGACAGCGTCCAAGGAGCAGGCGCGGGGTGGGCGAACCTGGAAAACGTGGGAACGAGAAAAGCGGTACCCGGTCGATGTGACCGAGCACCGCTTCTTGGCTCTGTGAACTGCTACTTCAGCTGTGCGGAGGTCAGCTCCAGCTCACGGCGGGCGACAACCAGCTGCTGAATCTGCTGGGTGCCCTCGAAGATGTCGAGAATCTTGGAGTCACGGGACCACTTCTCAAGCAGCGAGCGCTCGGAGTAGCCGTAGGTGCCGGCGAGCTCGACGGCACGCAGGGTCAGGTCGGTGGCCATACGGCCTGCCTTCGCCTTGCACTCGGAAGCTTCCTTGTTGTTCGGCTGCTTGTTGTCGGCCATCCATGCGGCACGCAGCGTCATCAGGTACGCGGCCTCCCAGTCGGACTCAAGGCGGATGTACTCGGCGACGGCCGCCGGCTGGTTCCAGCTCGGGGCGTCGTAGTCGATCTCCAGTCCTGCCTTCGTGAGGATCTTGCGCAGCTTCTCCAGGGAAGCGCGGGCGACACCGACGGCCATACCTGCCACCAACGGACGGGTGTTGTCGAACGTCGCCATGACGCCGCCGAAGCCCTTCTTCGTGTCCACCTCGGGGGAACCCAGGAGGTTCTCCTTCGGGACGCGCACGTTGTCCAGGATGAAGTGGGCGGTGTCAGAGGCGCGGATGCCGAGCTTGTGCTCCAGTCGGGCAAGCTCGAAGCCCGGAGTGTCGCGCGGGACGACGAACGACTTGATGGCGGCGCGGCCGGCGGACTTGTCGACCGAGGCCCAGACGACGACGTGGGTGCAACGGTCGCCAGCGGTGACGAAGATCTTCTCGCCGTTGAGAACGT
The genomic region above belongs to Corynebacterium glyciniphilum AJ 3170 and contains:
- a CDS encoding HhH-GPD family protein — encoded protein: MTTQETPAGPGTPTSLGAALNQWYDRHARDLPWRDPDTTPWAVLLSEIMSQQTPVARVIPLWTSWLKRWPTPADLAEAPTDEILRAWANLGYPRRALRLRECARAIVTDHHGRVPDTVPELLALPGIGDYTARAVAAFAFGRAVPVVDTNVRRVQRRLARGEFLQGAAKAGDLADVADLMPWVDDDPALAKRGYRNPRHRPEAHREAVGMCASLMELGATVCTAKSPQCRICPVSDRCRWIALGRPAPSAADSAAAKKRVQKFEGTDRQVRGRIMAILRAEGTTEVTVEAFTGTSDDAEQRSRALESLVVDGLVTQTDAGPGARYRLPR
- a CDS encoding ATP-dependent Clp protease ATP-binding subunit, producing the protein MFERFTDRARRVVVLAQEEARALNHNYIGTEHILLGLIHEGEGVAAKALESMGISLEAVRTEVEDIIGTGGHPPSGYIPFTPRAKKVLELALREALQLGHKYIGTEHILLGLIREGEGVAAQVLVKLGADLSRVRQQVIQLLSGYEGTEPEAAPDEPATAGVGQSSDSSSGGKPGQKSNSLVLDQFGQNLTQAAKDGKLDPVVGREKEVERIMQVLSRRTKNNPVLIGEPGVGKTAVVEGLALDIVNGKVPETLKDKQLYSLDLGSLVAGSRYRGDFEERLKKVLKEINQRGDIILFIDEIHTLVGAGAAEGAIDAASILKPKLARGELQTIGATTLDEYRKHIEKDAALERRFQSVQVPEPSAEMTIEILKGLRDRYEAHHRVSITDGALAAAARLSDRYINDRFLPDKAVDLIDEAGARMRIKRMTAPKAIQDVDDKIAEVRRAKEAAIDDQDFEKAASLRDDERKLTEERAEKEKQWRAGELDDVAEVGEEQIAEVLGAWTGIPVVRLTEEESTRLLHMEDELHKRIIGQDDAVKAVSRAIRRTRAGLKDPKRPSGSFIFAGPSGVGKTELSKALAEFLFGDDDSLIQIDMGEFHDKFTASRLFGAPPGYVGYDEGGQLTEKVRRKPFSVVLFDEIEKAHSEIYNTLLQVLEDGRLTDGQGRMVDFKNTVLIFTSNLGTRDISKAVGMGFSGSGETDEDAQYDRMKTKVNDELKKHFRPEFLNRIDDIVVFHQLTREQIVQMVDLLTGRVRNALAEKDMGLELSEEAKSLLAVRGFDPVLGARPLRRTIQREIEDHLSEKILFGEIGAGEIVTVDVENWDGTGKGEGAKFVFGSRPKPLPEIAAEPAEDAQKDVIEAATDDSDLPETQDVSAGEHRD
- a CDS encoding AMP-binding protein: MSGSEPAVTLKQLPQLAEGAIPLVKSGVFGAMSPVAMGKALKAIVQWSFTPAGLLAIGAAQDPYHTAILDDAGSITYGELHDQTNKLAEALYRTGVRERDKIGMLSRNHRGFIMTLCAHGRLGTDIVLFNTGASAEQTRAVMKEQKIDLLFIDEEFIPLLPKGFDECPVIINWEEDQDTAAAPLTEEERQARTADIEYASNVADAQKSDNHATRNSDWPTLTEVLRTGPAESKIPARPRRGRTIILTSGTTGTPKGARRPEPKTYLPASSIMSRIPLKHHRGYYVPAPMFHLWGFCQIQLGLALRATFILQRKFSPREAVKLIEANRPANIAIVPTQLRRLLEAVPENFNPGVKSIVACGEALPPRVIRETHEKFGKILYNLYGSTEISWASIAQPHELEEHPTTAGKPPMATVLKIVDDDGNEVPEGVVGRVFVGNDLLFEGYTRPGVDKENLHGLVSTGDLGFYEDGLFYLAGRSDDMIVSGGENVYPQEAEDVISDMPEVYEVAVHGVADPDFGQALAAYVVLNDEDKDKAEGFEERAKAAVKAKLARHNVPRYYVFMDVLPRNAVGKIVPRELPAVDNGMEDDAA
- a CDS encoding acyl-CoA dehydrogenase family protein; amino-acid sequence: MINLELPKKLRGTINQAHQAAAEIFRPIARKYDLAEHERPIELDTMASLVEGMTDGGGNLAGASGGRGDKKKDDGSVRNGGNMSSLVNVIETCWGDVGLTLSIPYQGLGNSAIAAVATDEQLERFGKVWASMAITEPQFGSDSAAVATTAKLDGDEYVLNGEKIFVTAGDRCTHVVVWASVDKSAGRAAIKSFVVPRDTPGFELARLEHKLGIRASDTAHFILDNVRVPKENLLGSPEVDTKKGFGGVMATFDNTRPLVAGMAVGVARASLEKLRKILTKAGLEIDYDAPSWNQPAAVAEYIRLESDWEAAYLMTLRAAWMADNKQPNNKEASECKAKAGRMATDLTLRAVELAGTYGYSERSLLEKWSRDSKILDIFEGTQQIQQLVVARRELELTSAQLK